In Cherax quadricarinatus isolate ZL_2023a chromosome 19, ASM3850222v1, whole genome shotgun sequence, the following are encoded in one genomic region:
- the LOC128688178 gene encoding cuticle protein AMP1A-like, with protein sequence MKLVIFACLVVVVAAAPQDKIVEIISDQRSDSGDGNFNYAFEADNGISVSASGTPGAAGQVNMEGVFRFPLDDGTIAEVRYIADENGFQPQSDLIPKDHPLPAHALQQIRFAEEQRAKGVE encoded by the exons GTGATCTTCGCCTGTCTGGTCGTCGTGGTCGCCGCCGCCCCTCAGGACAAGATCGTCGAGATCATCAGCGACCAGCGAAGTGACTCCGGTGACGGCAACTTCAACTACGCCTTCGAGGCTGATAACGGCATCAGCGTGTCGGCCTCGGGCACCCCAGGTGCTGCGGGCCAGGTCAACATGGAGGGTGTCTTCAG GTTTCCCCTTGACGACGGCACCATCGCTGAGGTCCGGTATATCGCTGATGAGAACGGCTTCCAGCCCCAGTCCGACCTCATCCCCAAGGATCACCCACTCCCCGCTCACGCCCTCCAGCAGATCCGCTTCGCTGAAGAGCAGCGCGCTAAGGGAGTCGAGTAA